In a single window of the Phocoena phocoena chromosome 14, mPhoPho1.1, whole genome shotgun sequence genome:
- the KCNF1 gene encoding potassium voltage-gated channel subfamily F member 1, with protein sequence MDGAGERSLPEPGSRGSRAGDDMEIVVNVGGVRRVLYGDLLSRYPETRLAELIDCLAGGYDTIFSLCDDYDPGKREFYFDRDPDAFKCVIEVYYFGEVHMKKGICPICFKNEMDFWKVDLKFLDDCCKSHLSEKREELEEIARRVQLILDDLGVDAAEGRWQRCQKCVWKFLEKPESSCPARVVAVLSFLLILVSSVVMCMGTIPELQVLDAEGNRVEHPTLENVETACIGWFTLEYLLRLLSSPNKLHFALSFMNIVDVLAILPFYVSLTLTHLGARMMELTNVQQAVQALRIMRIARIFKLARHSSGLQTLTYALKRSFKELGLLLMYLAVGIFVFSALGYTMEQSHPETLFKSIPQSFWWAIITMTTVGYGDIYPKTTLGKLNAAISFLCGVIAIALPIHPIINNFVRYYNKQRVLETAAKHELELMELNSNSVGEGKTGGSRGDLDNLPPEPAGKEGLSWSSQLKISRSDTFIPLLTEEKHHRTRLQSCK encoded by the coding sequence ATGGACGGGGCCGGGGAGCGCAGTCTCCCGGAGCCGGGCAGCCGGGGCTCCCGGGCGGGAGACGACATGGAGATCGTCGTCAACGTGGGAGGCGTGCGGCGGGTGCTGTACGGAGACCTCCTCAGCCGGTACCCCGAGACGCGGCTAGCGGAGCTCATCGACTGCTTGGCCGGGGGCTACGacaccatcttctccctgtgcgACGACTACGACCCCGGGAAGCGCGAGTTCTACTTCGACAGGGACCCGGACGCGTTCAAATGTGTCATTGAGGTGTACTATTTCGGGGAGGTCCACATGAAGAAGGGCATCTGCCCCATCTGCTTCAAGAACGAGATGGACTTCTGGAAGGTGGACCTCAAGTTCCTGGACGACTGCTGCAAGAGCCACCTGAGCGAGAAGCGCGAGGAGCTGGAGGAGATCGCGCGCCGCGTGCAACTCATTCTGGACGACCTGGGCGTGGACGCGGCCGAGGGCCGCTGGCAGCGCTGCCAGAAGTGCGTCTGGAAGTTCCTGGAGAAGCCCGAGTCTTCGTGTCCGGCGCGGGTGGTGGCCGTGCTGTCCTTCCTGCTCATCCTCGTCTCGTCGGTGGTCATGTGCATGGGCACCATCCCCGAGCTGCAGGTGCTGGACGCCGAGGGCAACCGCGTGGAGCACCCGACGCTGGAGAACGTGGAGACGGCGTGCATCGGCTGGTTCACGCTGGAGTACCTGCTGCGCCTGTTATCGTCGCCTAACAAGCTGCACTTCGCCCTGTCCTTCATGAACATCGTGGACGTGCTGGCCATCCTCCCCTTCTACGTGAGCCTCACGCTCACGCACCTGGGCGCCCGCATGATGGAGCTGACCAACGTGCAGCAGGCCGTGCAGGCCCTGCGGATCATGCGCATCGCCCGCATCTTCAAGCTGGCGCGCCACTCCTCGGGGCTGCAGACCCTCACCTACGCCCTCAAGCGCAGCTTCAAGGAACTGGGGCTGCTGCTCATGTACCTGGCCGTGGGCATCTTCGTCTTCTCGGCCCTGGGCTACACCATGGAGCAGAGCCACCCGGAGACCTTGTTTAAGAGCATCCCGCAGTCCTTCTGGTGGGCCATCATCACCATGACCACGGTTGGCTATGGTGACATCTACCCCAAGACCACCCTGGGCAAGCTCAATGCAGCCATCAGCTTCCTGTGTGGGGTCATTGCCATTGCCCTGCCCATCCACCCCATCATCAACAACTTTGTCAGATACTACAACAAGCAGCGAGTCCTGGAAACGGCAGCCAAGCACGAGCTGGAGTTGATGGAGCTCAACTCCAACAGTGTGGGCGAGGGCAAGACAGGGGGCTCCCGCGGCGACCTGGACAACCTCCCGCCAGAGCCCGCCGGGAAGGAGGGGCTGAGCTGGAGCAGCCAGCTGAAGATCTCCCGCAGCGACACCTTCATCCCCCTGCTGACCGAGGAGAAGCACCACAGGACCCGGCTCCAGAGCTGCAAGTGA